The following are from one region of the Muntiacus reevesi chromosome 3, mMunRee1.1, whole genome shotgun sequence genome:
- the PLPP7 gene encoding inactive phospholipid phosphatase 7: protein MPASQSRARARDRSNVLNRAEFLSLNQPPKGAPEPRSSGRKASGPSPQPPAPGDGARERRQSQQLPEEDCMQLNPSFKGIAFNSLLAIDICMSKRLGVCAGRAASWASARSMVKLIGITGHGVPWIGGTILCLVKSSTLAGQEVLMNLLLALLLDIMTVAGVQKLIKRRGPFESSPSLLDYLTMDVYAFPAGHASRAAMVSKFFLSHLVLAVPLRVLLVLWALCVGLSRVMIGRHHITDVLSGFAIGYFQFRLVELVWMSSNTCQMLISAW, encoded by the exons ATGCCCGCCTCCCAGAGCCGGGCCCGGGCCCGGGACCGCAGCAACGTCCTCAACCGGGCCGAGTTCCTGTCCCTGAATCAGCCCCCCAAGGGGGCCCCGGAGCCCCGAAGCTCGGGCAGGAAGGCCTCGGGCCCCTCGccgcagcccccagcccctggggaCGGGGCCCGCGAGCGGCGCCAGTCCCAGCAACTGCCCGAGGAGGACTGCATGCAGCTGAACCCCTCCTTCAAGGGCATCGCCTTCAACTCCCTGCTGGCCATTGACATCTGCATGTCCAAGCGCCTGGGGGTATGCGCCGGCCGGGCCGCATCCTGGGCCAGCGCCCGCTCCATGGTCAAGCTCATTGGCATCACGGGCCACGGCGTCCCCTGGATCGGGGGAACCATCCTCTGCCTGGTGAAGAGCAGCACACTGGCTGGCCAGGAGGTGCTCATGAACCTGCTTCTGG CCCTGCTCCTGGATATCATGACGGTGGCCGGCGTGCAGAAGCTCATCAAGCGGCGCGGCCCGTTCGAGTCAAGCCCCAGCCTCCTGGACTACCTCACCATGGACGTGTACGCCTTCCCCGCCGGGCACGCCAGCCGCGCGGCCATGGTGTCCAAGTTCTTCCTGAGCCACCTGGTGCTGGCGGTGCCCCTACGCGTCCTGCTGGTGCTCTGGGCCCTCTGCGTGGGGCTGTCGCGGGTCATGATCGGCCGCCACCACATCACCGACGTCCTCTCCGGCTTCGCCATCGGCTACTTCCAGTTCCGCCTGGTCGAGCTGGTATGGATGTCCTCCAACACCTGCCAGATGCTCATCTCTGCCTGGTGA
- the LOC136163904 gene encoding uncharacterized protein, which translates to MGKQFLFSRPRSGGPLELPGGRAPGAGRPRGPRRRPLAGAGRRPHAGAPRPLASVAVAARRRRRRAGGPRGCARAAACFAAAAEDLGGRRWKGQGVKARLKVESNFAAGDARGGDACVRGPRAAELTAHLWAASPEAAATPPHPPAPSAGSGRGRPAPGTAVGLVDFWVLALPPPPRRRRPFPVRLPPGPPPHEGRRATLQAGQVGRTPLPEPGFPGLPKGAVPLRRRFYAPLASPEWPPDPRASGALAAAGELWRARPHPGGAADSPAPRAAPRARAAALRKPPTPPRAGQLVSGLFLVLLTETTVWWPSGSAYCQEGGTPQGSEGPRVNFHFREEAFPGRNPQRLLPAVNPWPPPNILPFSDAPQPSPISAGMPPLPGGQPPLSPGGSDTRKPCVWSDQLASPPSQARAFPPPC; encoded by the exons ATGGGAAAGCAGTTTCTGTTCAGTCGGCCGAGGTCTGGGGGCCCTCTGGAGCTTCCAGGAGGGCGAGCGCCCGGCGCGGGCCGCCCGCGGGGTCCCCGTCGGCGCCCACTCGCGGGCGCGGGCCGACGCCCCCACGCGGGCGCGCCGCGTCCCCTCGCCTCGGTCGCTgtcgccgcccgccgccgccgccgccgtgcGGGGGGCCCCCGGGGCTGCGCTCGGGCCGCCGCCTGCTTCGCCGCGGCCGCCGAGGACCTGGgggggaggaggtggaagggACAGGGCGTCAAGGCCCGCCTCAAAGTTGAGTCGAACTTTGCTGCGGGGGACGCGCGGGGCGGCGACGCGTGTGTGCGGGGTCCGCGGGCTGCGGAGCTGACCGCGCACCTCTGGGCGGCCTCCCCGGAGGCGGCGGCCACCCCCCCACACCCGCCCGCCCCGTCA GCGGGGTCGGGGAGGGGGAGGCCAGCACCTGGCACTGCAGTGGGCCTCGTGGACTTTTGGGTCCTGGCACTGCCCCCACCTCCTCGCCGCCGGCGCCCCTTCCCGGTCAGACTCCCTCCCGGCCCTCCCCCCCACGAGGGGCGCAGGGCCACCCTGCAGGCCGGTCAGGTCGGACGCACGCCCCTTCCCGAGCCAGGGTTCCCCGGGCTCCCGAAGGGCGCAGTGCCCCTGCGCCGCCGCTTTTATGCCCCTCTAGCCAGCCCCGAGTGGCCCCCAGATCCCCGCGCGTCCGGCGCGCTCGCCGCCGCCGGGGAACTTTGGCGCGCACGCCCCCACCCGGGCGGCGCCGCAGACTCACCTGCCCCTCGGGCCGCTCCGCGTGCCCGGGCTGCCGCCCTCCGGAAGCCCCCGACCCCACCACGG GCAGGTCAGCTAGTAAGTGGtttattcctggtcctgctgacTGAGACCACGGTGTGGTGGCCCTCGGGATCTGCCTACTGCCAGGAGGGAGGAACCCCACAGGGCTCTGAGGGACCCCGTGTAAACTTCCACTTCCGGGAGGAAGCTTTTCCTGGCCGCAACCCACAGCGTCTTCTCCCTGCCGTGAACCCGTGGCCTCCACCAAACATCCTGCCCTTCTCGGATGCACCTCAGCCTTCACCCATTTCAGCTG GCATGCCCCCCTTGCCTGGGGGCCAGCCCCCTCTGAGCCCGGGTGGAAGTGACACTAGAAAACCCTGTGTCTG GTCTGATCAGCTGGCCTCTCCACCATCTCAGGCCCGTGCATTCCCTCCCCCGTGTTGA
- the FAM78A gene encoding protein FAM78A isoform X1, with protein MLSFPWDCWSSLEIRAVLCAMGCIQSIGGKARVFREGITVIDVKASIDPIPTSIDESSSVVLRYRTPHFRASAQVVMPPIPKKETWTVGWIQACSHMEFYNQYGEQGMSSWELPDLQEGKIEAISDSDGVNYPWYGNTTETCTIVGPTKRNSKFIISMNDNFYPSVTWAVPVSESNAAKLTNIYRDQSFITWLVATNTSTNDMIILQTLHWRMQLNIEVNPNRPLGQRARLREPIAQDQPKILSKNEPIPPSALVKPNANDAQVLMWRPKFGQPLVVIPPKHR; from the exons ATGCTCAGCTTCCCCTGGGACTGCTGGTCTTCCCTGGAGATCAGAGCGGTCCTGTGTGCCATGGGCTGCATTCAGAGCATCGGAGGCAAAGCCAGAGTCTTCCGGGAAGGCATCACAGTGATCGATGTGAAGGCCTCCATCGACCCCATCCCCACCAGCATCGATGAGTCCTCCAGCGTGGTGCTCCGCTACCGGACACCCCACTTCCGTGCCTCGGCCCAGGTGGTCATGCCGCCCATCCCCAAGAAGGAGACCTGGACAGTCGGCTGGATTCAGGCGTGCAGCCACATGGAGTTCTACAACCAGTATGGGGAGCAGGGCAT GTCCAGCTGGGAGCTCCCGGACCTCCAGGAAGGCAAGATCGAGGCCATCAGCGACTCGGACGGGGTGAACTACCCATGGTATGGTAACACGACAGAGACCTGCACCATCGTGGGCCCCACCAAGAGAAACTCCAAGTTCATCATCAGCATGAACGATAACTTCTACCCCAGCGTCACGTGGGCCGTGCCCGTCAGCGAGAGCAACGCGGCCAAACTGACCAACATCTACCGGGACCAGAGCTTCATCACGTGGCTGGTGGCCACCAACACCTCGACCAACGACATGATCATCCTGCAGACCCTGCACTGGCGCATGCAGCTGAACATTGAGGTGAACCCCAACCGGCCCCTGGGCCAGCGCGCCCGGCTCCGGGAGCCCATCGCCCAGGACCAGCCCAAAATCCTGAGCAAGAACGAGCCCATCCCACCCAGCGCCCTGGTCAAGCCCAACGCCAACGACGCTCAGGTCCTCATGTGGCGGCCCAAGTTCGGGCAGCCGCTGGTGGTGATCCCGCCCAAGCATCGGTAG
- the FAM78A gene encoding protein FAM78A isoform X2, with amino-acid sequence MWSSWELPDLQEGKIEAISDSDGVNYPWYGNTTETCTIVGPTKRNSKFIISMNDNFYPSVTWAVPVSESNAAKLTNIYRDQSFITWLVATNTSTNDMIILQTLHWRMQLNIEVNPNRPLGQRARLREPIAQDQPKILSKNEPIPPSALVKPNANDAQVLMWRPKFGQPLVVIPPKHR; translated from the exons ATGTG GTCCAGCTGGGAGCTCCCGGACCTCCAGGAAGGCAAGATCGAGGCCATCAGCGACTCGGACGGGGTGAACTACCCATGGTATGGTAACACGACAGAGACCTGCACCATCGTGGGCCCCACCAAGAGAAACTCCAAGTTCATCATCAGCATGAACGATAACTTCTACCCCAGCGTCACGTGGGCCGTGCCCGTCAGCGAGAGCAACGCGGCCAAACTGACCAACATCTACCGGGACCAGAGCTTCATCACGTGGCTGGTGGCCACCAACACCTCGACCAACGACATGATCATCCTGCAGACCCTGCACTGGCGCATGCAGCTGAACATTGAGGTGAACCCCAACCGGCCCCTGGGCCAGCGCGCCCGGCTCCGGGAGCCCATCGCCCAGGACCAGCCCAAAATCCTGAGCAAGAACGAGCCCATCCCACCCAGCGCCCTGGTCAAGCCCAACGCCAACGACGCTCAGGTCCTCATGTGGCGGCCCAAGTTCGGGCAGCCGCTGGTGGTGATCCCGCCCAAGCATCGGTAG